A single window of Xylocopa sonorina isolate GNS202 chromosome 5, iyXylSono1_principal, whole genome shotgun sequence DNA harbors:
- the LOC143423523 gene encoding histone H2A-like, with product MSGRGKGGKIKGKAKSRSNRAGLQFPVGRIHRLLRKGNYAERVGAGAPVYLAAVMEYLAAEVLELAGNAARDNKKTRIIPRHLQLAIRNDEELNKLLSGVTIAQGGVLPNIQAVLLPKKTEKKA from the coding sequence ATGTCTGGACGTGGCAAAGGTGGCAAAATAAAGGGGAAGGCAAAGTCCCGCTCGAACAGAGCAGGCCTGCAGTTTCCCGTTGGTCGTATCCATAGACTGCTTCGCAAAGGTAACTACGCAGAGCGCGTTGGTGCTGGCGCGCCTGTTTACCTGGCAGCTGTTATGGAATACCTGGCCGCTGAGGTGTTGGAGTTGGCTGGCAACGCGGCCCGTGACAACAAGAAGACCAGGATCATCCCGCGGCACTTGCAATTGGCCATCAGGAACGACGAGGAGTTGAACAAGCTTCTATCCGGTGTGACCATCGCGCAAGGCGGCGTTCTGCCTAACATTCAGGCGGTTCTGCTGCCCAAGAAGACCGAGAAGAAGGCATAA
- the LOC143423462 gene encoding histone H3 has product MARTKQTARKSTGGKAPRKQLATKAARKSAPATGGVKKPHRYRPGTVALREIRRYQKSTELLIRKLPFQRLVREIAQDFKTDLRFQSSAVMALQEASEAYLVGLFEDTNLCAIHAKRVTIMPKDIQLARRIRGERA; this is encoded by the coding sequence ATGGCTCGTACGAAGCAGACAGCGCGCAAATCGACCGGTGGAAAAGCTCCGCGCAAGCAACTGGCGACGAAGGCAGCTCGCAAGAGTGCCCCGGCTACCGGCGGTGTGAAGAAGCCTCATCGTTACAGGCCTGGAACCGTGGCCCTCCGTGAGATCCGACGATACCAAAAGAGCACGGAACTGCTTATCAGAAAGTTGCCGTTCCAACGTCTGGTTCGTGAGATCGCTCAGGACTTCAAGACCGACCTGAGATTCCAGAGTTCCGCCGTTATGGCTCTGCAGGAGGCGAGCGAGGCGTACCTGGTTGGTCTCTTCGAAGATACCAACTTGTGCGCTATCCATGCGAAGCGCGTCACGATCATGCCTAAGGACATCCAACTCGCTCGTCGTATCCGTGGGGAGAGAGCTTAA
- the LOC143423587 gene encoding histone H4 yields the protein MTGRGKGGKGLGKGGAKRHRKVLRDNIQGITKPAIRRLARRGGVKRISGLIYEETRGVLKVFLENVIRDAVTYTEHAKRKTVTAMDVVYALKRQGRTLYGFGG from the coding sequence atgactGGCCGTGGAAAAGGTGGAAAGGGTTTGGGAAAAGGAGGAGCGAAGCGGCACAGGAAGGTTTTGCGTGATAACATCCAAGGTATCACGAAACCAGCCATCCGTCGGCTTGCTCGTCGCGGTGGCGTCAAGCGTATTTCCGGCTTGATCTACGAGGAGACCCGTGGCGTCCTCAAGGTCTTCCTTGAGAACGTTATCCGCGATGCTGTTACCTACACCGAGCACGCAAAGAGGAAAACCGTCACGGCTATGGACGTTGTGTACGCCCTGAAGAGACAGGGTAGAACCCTCTACGGTTTCGGCGGTTAA